A portion of the Stella humosa genome contains these proteins:
- a CDS encoding tetratricopeptide repeat protein, producing MTRTDHRGMCVNGAGAGAVDAFETALGLLMCGRGDPLAACQAALEDSPDFAMGRALLAYLHLCGSEAAGAAQVAAMLPDLQRCAASERERMHAAAIAAYAAGDFQGAAERLDDIVIEYPRDLLALHQGHLLDFYRGDCRNLRDRVARVRHAWSPALPGYHGVLAMHAFGLEECGDYSQAEECGRDALAMEPRDGWAHHAVAHVMEMQGRRQEGIAWMQEREAHWAPDSALAVHNWWHLALFLLAGERTDEVLALHDARVAGNGAVALDLVDASALLWRLQLAGVDCGQRWKRLAEQWAPFICDGWYAFNDAHAMMAFVGAGRWDLADQLLLTMRARLDRNGSNQMMTRDVGLPLARALHAFGRRDFGGAIAILRPLRAIAHRFGGSHAQRDLIDLTLLEAARRDGRAPLLRALAHERLAVKPDDPQARRYRDAAADLRGAA from the coding sequence ATGACCCGTACCGACCATCGCGGCATGTGCGTGAACGGCGCCGGTGCCGGCGCCGTCGACGCATTCGAGACAGCGCTGGGCCTGCTGATGTGCGGCCGGGGCGACCCGCTGGCGGCATGCCAGGCGGCCCTGGAGGACAGCCCCGACTTCGCCATGGGCCGTGCACTGCTTGCCTACCTGCACCTGTGCGGGTCGGAGGCGGCCGGCGCCGCCCAGGTCGCCGCCATGCTGCCCGACCTGCAGCGCTGCGCGGCCAGCGAGCGCGAGCGCATGCATGCGGCGGCCATCGCCGCCTATGCCGCCGGCGACTTCCAGGGTGCGGCCGAGCGCCTGGACGATATCGTCATCGAGTATCCACGCGACCTGCTGGCGCTGCACCAGGGCCATCTGCTGGATTTCTATCGCGGCGACTGCCGCAACCTGCGCGACCGCGTCGCCCGTGTGCGCCATGCCTGGTCCCCCGCGCTGCCCGGCTATCACGGCGTGCTGGCCATGCATGCCTTCGGGCTGGAGGAATGCGGCGACTATTCCCAGGCCGAGGAATGCGGCCGCGACGCGCTCGCCATGGAGCCGCGCGACGGCTGGGCCCACCACGCGGTCGCCCACGTCATGGAGATGCAGGGCCGCCGCCAGGAAGGCATCGCCTGGATGCAGGAGCGCGAGGCCCACTGGGCGCCCGACAGCGCACTGGCCGTCCACAACTGGTGGCACCTGGCGCTCTTCCTGCTGGCGGGCGAGCGCACCGACGAGGTGCTGGCCCTCCATGATGCCAGGGTCGCCGGCAATGGCGCGGTCGCCCTCGACCTGGTCGACGCCTCGGCCCTCCTGTGGCGGCTGCAGCTCGCCGGCGTCGATTGCGGCCAGCGCTGGAAGCGCCTGGCCGAGCAATGGGCGCCCTTCATCTGCGACGGCTGGTACGCCTTCAACGACGCCCACGCGATGATGGCCTTTGTCGGTGCCGGCCGCTGGGACCTGGCCGACCAGTTGCTGCTGACCATGCGCGCCCGGCTCGACCGCAACGGCAGCAACCAGATGATGACGCGCGACGTCGGCTTGCCGCTGGCGCGCGCGCTCCATGCCTTTGGCCGGCGTGATTTCGGCGGCGCCATCGCCATCCTGCGGCCACTGCGGGCCATCGCCCACCGCTTCGGGGGCAGCCATGCCCAGCGCGACCTGATCGACCTGACCCTGCTGGAAGCCGCCCGCCGCGACGGCCGCGCGCCCCTGCTGCGGGCGCTGGCGCACGAGCGCCTGGCGGTGAAGCCCGACGACCCGCAGGCCCGGCGCTACCGCGATGCCGCCGCCGACCTCCGGGGTGCCGCCTGA
- the mscL gene encoding large conductance mechanosensitive channel protein MscL, whose translation MFQEFRAFIARGNVIDLAVGIIIGAAFTSIVDSLVKDIIMPPIGVVLGGIDFSDFYINLSGTPYPSLAAAKEAGAATINYGVFINACIKFLIVAFAVFILVKQVNRIHKKPPPPPPSISAEVKLLTEIRDLMKARTD comes from the coding sequence ATGTTCCAGGAATTCCGGGCATTCATTGCCCGAGGCAACGTCATCGACCTTGCCGTGGGCATCATCATCGGCGCGGCGTTCACTTCGATCGTCGATTCGCTGGTCAAGGACATCATCATGCCGCCGATCGGCGTCGTCCTGGGCGGCATCGATTTCTCGGACTTCTACATCAACCTCAGCGGCACACCGTATCCTTCGCTGGCTGCCGCCAAGGAGGCGGGTGCGGCCACGATCAACTACGGCGTCTTCATCAACGCCTGCATCAAGTTCCTGATCGTAGCCTTCGCGGTCTTCATCCTGGTGAAGCAGGTGAACCGCATCCACAAGAAGCCGCCCCCGCCGCCGCCGTCCATCTCGGCGGAAGTGAAGCTGCTGACGGAAATCCGCGACCTGATGAAGGCCCGCACCGACTGA